In a genomic window of Eriocheir sinensis breed Jianghai 21 unplaced genomic scaffold, ASM2467909v1 Scaffold543, whole genome shotgun sequence:
- the LOC126993015 gene encoding fat-like cadherin-related tumor suppressor homolog: MALDHDKGDNGRISYSIFEGNAGGIFNIDTALGVISLTRTLAEAQPPEYLLLVRATDHAAQARAASVPVRVMVTASQSSPPSWQGNKPHVEEVGEWAAVGTALARVTASSPSALHYSLTGGNEHSAFVISPASGVVSVATPLDYETTSWYNLVTPCPAWYARKTLNKCSLQGGYSFQGEKSQVLSDLDPDRVVWPREMCIGLDVKPLPKKGNS; the protein is encoded by the exons ATGGCGCTGGACCACGACAAGGGCGACAACGGCAGGATATCCTACTCCATCTTCGAGG GTAATGCTGGAGGAATCTTCAACATTGACACTGCCCTCGGCGTGATCAGCCTCACCCGAACCCTGGCCGAGGCCCAGCCCCCGGAGTACCTGCTGCTGGTGCGGGCCACGGACCACGCCGCGCAGGCCCGCGCCGCCTCGGTGCCGGTCCGGGTCATGGTGACCGCCTCGCAGAGCTCGCCGCCCTCCTGGCAGGGCAATAAGCCGCACGTGGAGGAGGTCGGGGAGTGGGCGGCGGTGGGCACGGCCCTGGCGCGCGTCACGGCGTCCTCACCGTCGGCCCTCCACTACTCGCTGACGGGCGGGAATGAACACAGCGCCTTCGTCATCAGCCCCGCCTCGGGGGTGGTCAGCGTGGCCACGCCCCTGGACTACGAAACCACCTCCTGGTACAACCTGGTGACTCCCTGCCCCGCCTGGTACGCGAGGAAAACACTCAACAAATGTTCATTACAAGGAGGATATTCTTTTCAGGGGGAGAAATCACAGGTACTCAGCGATCTAGATCCAGACAGAGTAGTTTGGCCCAGAGAAATGTGTATAGGCCTAGACGTCAAGCCATTACCAAAAAAAGGCAATTCATAG